Proteins encoded together in one Alteribacter keqinensis window:
- a CDS encoding YpdA family putative bacillithiol disulfide reductase — MNREDVIIIGAGPCGLSAAIALKKKGFNPLIIERGNVVNAIYRYPTHQQFFSTSEKLAIGGIPFYSTERKPKRNEALVYYREVVKEKDLRINAFEEVTSVSKDPNGQFLLTSSKYGESKTYSAKYVIVATGYYDSPNYMEVQGENLPHVRHYFKEAHPYFDQDVCVIGGKNSAVDAALELDKAGARVTVLYRGEEYSKSVKPWILPEFDGLVRNGAINMVFNACIDEITEEYVSYSVGKEQHQVKADFVFAMTGYHPDHSFIKKMGVTIDDDTGRPEFNAETMETNCEGIYIAGVIAAGNNANEIFIENGRHHGGAIAASIILKEAGL, encoded by the coding sequence GTGAACAGAGAAGATGTGATCATAATCGGAGCTGGGCCTTGCGGGCTCTCAGCTGCAATAGCACTGAAGAAAAAAGGATTTAATCCTCTCATTATTGAACGGGGAAACGTAGTAAATGCAATTTACCGTTATCCTACTCATCAGCAGTTTTTCAGCACCAGTGAAAAGCTTGCCATTGGCGGGATTCCCTTTTATTCAACTGAAAGAAAGCCCAAGAGAAATGAAGCGCTTGTTTATTATCGTGAGGTTGTTAAAGAGAAGGATCTCAGAATTAATGCTTTTGAGGAAGTTACATCTGTTTCTAAAGACCCAAACGGACAATTTCTCCTTACATCATCAAAATATGGTGAATCAAAAACCTATAGTGCCAAATATGTCATTGTAGCTACAGGATATTACGATTCGCCGAATTATATGGAGGTGCAAGGTGAAAACCTGCCTCATGTACGCCATTATTTTAAAGAAGCACATCCTTATTTTGATCAGGACGTCTGTGTGATCGGAGGTAAAAATTCCGCAGTAGATGCTGCACTGGAACTGGATAAAGCAGGTGCCAGGGTTACCGTTTTATACCGGGGTGAAGAGTACTCTAAAAGTGTAAAGCCGTGGATACTGCCTGAGTTTGACGGTCTCGTCCGAAATGGAGCGATTAACATGGTGTTTAACGCATGTATCGATGAGATTACAGAAGAGTATGTGAGCTATTCCGTCGGTAAAGAACAACATCAGGTGAAAGCAGACTTTGTTTTTGCTATGACCGGTTACCACCCGGATCATTCGTTTATTAAAAAGATGGGCGTTACAATAGATGATGACACAGGGCGTCCTGAATTTAATGCCGAAACAATGGAAACAAACTGTGAAGGGATATATATCGCCGGTGTAATTGCAGCCGGAAACAATGCAAATGAGATTTTTATTGAAAACGGACGTCATCACGGAGGCGCTATAGCCGCATCAATCATACTAAAAGAAGCAGGCCTTTAG
- a CDS encoding formate--tetrahydrofolate ligase — translation MDQVNEIKSDIQIAQESKMTPIRDIVENLGISETEWEPYGHYKAKLSLSLMDRLEKNKDGKVILVTAINPTPAGEGKSTCTVGLGQALNKIGRRAMIALREPSLGPTMGIKGGAAGGGYSQVVPMEDINLHFTGDIHAITTAHNALAAMMDNHIHRGNELGIDVRKVVWKRVMDMNDRSLREVVVGLGGPLKGVPRESGFDITVASEIMAILCLAADLKDLKHRLSKMVVAYTSDDKPITASDLGAEGVLTLLLKDAIKPNLVQTLENTPALIHGGPFANIAHGCNSVMATKMAAKLSDYVVTEAGFGADLGAEKFLDIKTRAGDIDPDLVVIVATIRALKMHGGVSKDNLKEENVEALKNGLANLEKHVETIRQFGLPHIVAINRFLHDTDAEIEALTSWCNEQGINVVLADVWAKGGEGGRELAEKAVALIEENDKNFTHMYDVNESIEEKIKAIATKVYGAKTVEFSSYVKKQMADYARYGWGNLPVCMAKTQYSLSDDPSKLGRPEGFTITVRELKPSIGAGFIVALTGDVMTMPGLPKEPAALKMDVDEEGRAVGLF, via the coding sequence GTGGATCAAGTGAATGAAATAAAATCAGATATTCAGATTGCTCAGGAAAGTAAAATGACGCCAATCAGAGACATTGTTGAAAATCTCGGAATAAGTGAAACTGAGTGGGAGCCTTACGGCCATTATAAAGCGAAGCTGTCACTCTCTCTTATGGACAGATTGGAAAAAAATAAAGACGGGAAAGTCATTCTTGTTACAGCAATCAACCCGACTCCTGCAGGAGAAGGGAAATCGACTTGTACTGTCGGTCTCGGCCAAGCATTAAATAAAATCGGCAGGCGTGCCATGATTGCTTTAAGGGAACCGTCACTCGGTCCTACTATGGGAATTAAAGGCGGAGCAGCGGGAGGGGGCTATTCACAGGTTGTTCCAATGGAAGACATTAACCTGCATTTTACAGGAGACATTCATGCAATTACGACTGCACATAATGCGCTGGCAGCCATGATGGATAATCATATACACAGAGGAAATGAACTCGGGATTGACGTGCGTAAAGTAGTCTGGAAGAGAGTCATGGATATGAACGACCGCTCACTCAGGGAGGTTGTTGTGGGACTTGGAGGGCCATTGAAAGGGGTGCCGAGAGAATCAGGGTTTGACATAACAGTAGCATCTGAAATTATGGCTATCCTGTGTCTCGCAGCCGATTTAAAAGACCTGAAACACCGCCTTTCAAAAATGGTCGTTGCCTACACATCAGACGATAAGCCGATTACTGCGAGTGATCTTGGGGCGGAAGGGGTACTGACGCTGTTATTAAAAGATGCGATAAAACCGAACCTTGTACAGACCCTTGAGAACACGCCTGCACTGATCCACGGAGGTCCATTTGCTAATATCGCGCATGGCTGTAACAGCGTAATGGCTACGAAGATGGCCGCAAAGCTGTCTGACTATGTTGTTACCGAGGCAGGTTTTGGGGCAGACCTGGGGGCAGAGAAGTTCCTTGATATTAAAACACGGGCAGGCGATATTGACCCTGACCTGGTAGTTATTGTAGCTACAATCAGAGCCTTGAAAATGCACGGCGGGGTGTCTAAAGACAACTTGAAAGAAGAAAACGTAGAAGCTTTGAAAAATGGACTGGCAAACCTCGAGAAGCATGTTGAAACCATTCGTCAGTTCGGGCTTCCCCATATCGTAGCCATAAACCGTTTCCTTCATGATACCGATGCTGAAATTGAAGCACTTACATCGTGGTGCAATGAACAGGGCATCAATGTTGTTCTGGCTGATGTCTGGGCTAAAGGTGGAGAAGGTGGCCGTGAGCTTGCCGAAAAAGCTGTAGCATTAATCGAAGAAAATGATAAAAACTTTACTCATATGTATGATGTGAACGAGTCAATCGAAGAGAAAATCAAGGCAATTGCAACGAAGGTATACGGTGCAAAAACCGTCGAGTTCAGCAGCTATGTTAAAAAGCAGATGGCTGATTATGCCCGTTACGGTTGGGGTAATCTTCCTGTCTGCATGGCAAAAACCCAGTATTCCCTGAGTGACGATCCGTCTAAACTTGGCCGGCCGGAAGGTTTTACGATTACAGTCAGAGAACTGAAACCTTCTATAGGTGCAGGGTTTATTGTAGCCTTAACAGGGGATGTCATGACGATGCCGGGTCTTCCAAAAGAGCCTGCTGCACTTAAAATGGATGTGGATGAAGAGGGCAGGGCCGTAGGTTTGTTTTAA
- a CDS encoding MerR family transcriptional regulator codes for MGRIEGKYNIKAVSNMLGIQAGTLRAWERRYDIIEPVRNQAGHRLYTDEHVAVLRWLINKVNKGFTIGQAVGLLEDHDLNDMPVDTANENDRASSIKEELFHALLRFQEHKSNQILDQAFGMFSIEKVMTDILGKILVEIGDKWEEGEISSAHEHYITAFLRTKIGSVFHNLPVDGLLPKVVCVCGPDETHEIGLLIFTLYLRRRGYEVIYLGSGVPKEDLNIVVDEVKPKMVFISCTMTRHLKGTFEAAEDLKEKFEGVRVGVGGNALMNLSAKDEEKYEDMLLGFSPSEWEQWIRV; via the coding sequence ATGGGTCGTATTGAAGGCAAGTATAATATAAAAGCCGTCTCCAATATGCTGGGTATTCAGGCAGGGACTCTCCGGGCATGGGAAAGACGTTACGACATTATTGAGCCTGTCAGAAATCAGGCCGGCCACCGCTTGTATACAGACGAACACGTAGCTGTCCTGAGGTGGCTCATAAATAAAGTAAACAAAGGTTTTACGATCGGACAGGCGGTGGGCCTGCTGGAAGATCATGACCTGAATGACATGCCGGTGGATACTGCAAATGAAAATGACAGGGCTTCGTCAATTAAAGAAGAGCTTTTTCATGCCCTTCTCCGCTTTCAGGAACATAAAAGCAATCAGATTCTTGATCAGGCTTTTGGTATGTTTTCCATTGAAAAGGTCATGACAGACATCCTCGGGAAAATTCTTGTTGAAATCGGGGACAAATGGGAAGAGGGAGAGATTTCATCTGCCCATGAACATTACATTACTGCTTTTTTGCGTACAAAAATAGGGAGCGTATTTCACAACCTTCCTGTTGATGGTCTGCTTCCCAAAGTGGTCTGTGTCTGTGGTCCCGATGAAACACATGAAATCGGGCTGCTTATTTTCACTTTATATTTACGGCGCAGAGGATATGAAGTGATCTATTTAGGCAGCGGAGTTCCAAAAGAAGATTTGAATATCGTAGTAGATGAAGTAAAGCCGAAGATGGTGTTTATTTCCTGTACCATGACAAGGCATCTGAAAGGGACGTTTGAGGCTGCTGAAGACCTTAAAGAAAAGTTTGAAGGAGTACGTGTGGGTGTCGGCGGAAATGCTCTTATGAACTTAAGTGCGAAGGATGAAGAGAAATACGAAGATATGCTCCTCGGTTTTTCACCATCTGAATGGGAACAATGGATAAGAGTCTGA
- a CDS encoding Glu/Leu/Phe/Val family dehydrogenase, which produces MEGNEKLDKETTGKKVKSGKQDVLLSTRTVVKTALDKLGYPQEVYELMKEPLRMMTVRIPVRMDDGSIKVFTGYRAQHNDAVGPTKGGVRFHPDVSETEVKALSIWMSLKAGIVDLPYGGGKGGIVCDPREMSFPELERLSRGYVRAISQIVGPTKDIPAPDVFTNSQIMAWMMDEYSRMKEFDSPGFITGKPIVLGGSHGRESATAKGVTICINEAAKKKGINIEGARVVIQGFGNAGSFLAKFMHDAGAKVVGISDVYGALHDPDGLDIDYLLDRRDSFGTVSKLFKETLTNEELLELDCDILVPAAIENQITEMNADKVKAQIVVEAANGPTTIEATKILSDRGVLLVPDVLASAGGVTVSYFEWVQNNQGYYWSEQEVEERLEKVMVNSFENVYRLSTSRNVDMRLAAYMVGVRKMAEASRFRGWI; this is translated from the coding sequence ATGGAAGGAAACGAAAAGCTCGATAAGGAGACAACCGGAAAGAAAGTGAAATCGGGAAAGCAGGATGTACTCCTCTCTACAAGGACTGTGGTTAAAACTGCACTTGATAAGCTTGGTTATCCACAGGAAGTATACGAGTTGATGAAAGAACCCCTGAGGATGATGACCGTACGTATTCCTGTTCGTATGGATGATGGATCCATAAAGGTGTTTACTGGTTACAGGGCTCAGCATAACGATGCTGTCGGTCCGACAAAAGGCGGTGTTCGTTTCCACCCGGATGTTTCAGAGACGGAAGTGAAAGCGTTATCAATATGGATGAGCCTGAAAGCGGGTATTGTTGATCTGCCCTATGGCGGAGGTAAAGGAGGGATTGTCTGCGATCCCCGTGAAATGTCCTTTCCTGAACTCGAACGCCTGAGCAGGGGATATGTACGGGCAATCAGTCAGATTGTCGGTCCTACAAAGGATATACCTGCCCCGGATGTCTTTACAAACTCCCAGATAATGGCATGGATGATGGATGAGTACAGCCGTATGAAGGAATTTGATTCACCAGGCTTTATTACAGGCAAACCGATTGTTCTAGGAGGATCTCACGGCAGAGAGTCTGCAACGGCAAAAGGTGTTACGATCTGCATAAATGAAGCGGCCAAGAAAAAAGGAATTAACATTGAAGGAGCCAGGGTAGTTATTCAGGGCTTCGGTAATGCCGGAAGCTTCCTTGCGAAGTTTATGCACGATGCGGGAGCGAAAGTGGTAGGTATTTCTGACGTTTATGGCGCCCTTCACGATCCGGACGGGCTTGATATAGATTACCTCCTTGACCGCCGTGACAGTTTCGGAACAGTTTCCAAGCTGTTCAAAGAGACGTTAACAAATGAAGAGCTTCTTGAACTTGACTGTGATATTCTCGTTCCGGCAGCCATTGAAAATCAGATTACAGAGATGAATGCCGACAAGGTCAAGGCGCAAATTGTAGTGGAAGCTGCAAACGGACCCACTACGATTGAGGCAACGAAAATCCTCAGCGACCGCGGGGTTCTTTTAGTACCTGATGTTCTGGCAAGTGCAGGTGGAGTAACTGTATCCTACTTTGAATGGGTACAGAATAACCAAGGCTATTATTGGAGCGAGCAGGAAGTTGAAGAACGACTGGAAAAAGTCATGGTCAATTCATTTGAGAATGTATACCGGCTGTCAACTTCAAGAAATGTGGATATGCGGCTAGCAGCATATATGGTTGGAGTTAGAAAAATGGCGGAGGCAAGCCGTTTCAGAGGATGGATTTAA
- a CDS encoding CPBP family intramembrane glutamic endopeptidase yields MKSHKEIINTLSDRDLLLNLYISQAVMLLLALVFSRFLLGSWLAPFEMITFSADAVLLGFAIAAVVVAVELVFVRYLPGSFFDDGGINERVFKDRSFFHILIISLTVAVCEEILFRGVIQTSFGIIIASVIFALIHFRYLHQPFLFGFTVILSFLLGFVYLWTGNLLTVISAHFFIDAILGLLIRYNVLNRIGKNP; encoded by the coding sequence TTGAAATCCCACAAAGAGATTATTAACACCTTGTCCGATAGAGATTTACTTCTCAATTTATATATATCTCAGGCTGTGATGCTCCTTCTTGCACTGGTTTTTTCGAGATTTCTTCTCGGGAGCTGGCTGGCCCCCTTTGAAATGATTACATTTTCCGCAGATGCAGTGCTCCTGGGGTTTGCCATAGCCGCTGTAGTCGTAGCAGTAGAGCTTGTTTTTGTAAGGTATCTTCCAGGCTCTTTTTTTGATGACGGAGGCATTAATGAACGGGTTTTTAAAGACCGTTCGTTTTTTCATATTCTTATCATTTCCCTGACGGTTGCTGTATGTGAGGAAATATTGTTCAGAGGGGTTATTCAGACCTCTTTTGGAATTATTATTGCATCAGTTATTTTCGCGCTTATTCATTTCAGGTATCTCCATCAGCCTTTTTTGTTCGGGTTTACAGTTATATTAAGCTTTCTACTTGGATTTGTTTACTTATGGACCGGCAACCTGCTCACTGTAATCAGTGCGCATTTCTTTATTGACGCCATTCTTGGTCTGCTGATTCGTTATAATGTATTGAATAGGATAGGAAAAAATCCTTAG
- a CDS encoding genetic competence negative regulator, which produces MRLERLAYDKIKIFLTFDDLKDRGITKEELWMDVPKVHDLFREMIVEASNELGFDPDGPVVVEVFSLPAQGMVIIVSKSNEEIDSDDETFDDSYIELQITLGETEDIVYQCLDFEDVIQLSHRLYQLGIMNGTLFSYSGHYYLHFTDYDLLGDPDSFIAVLAEYGQSSHVTIYRLQEYGKLLMKDDAVKRIKECFK; this is translated from the coding sequence ATGCGCCTCGAACGTTTGGCATACGACAAAATTAAGATATTTCTTACATTCGATGATCTGAAGGACCGCGGTATTACTAAAGAAGAACTATGGATGGATGTACCAAAAGTACATGACCTTTTCAGAGAAATGATTGTGGAAGCGAGTAATGAGCTAGGCTTTGATCCTGATGGACCTGTTGTCGTTGAAGTGTTTTCCCTGCCAGCTCAGGGAATGGTCATCATTGTCTCAAAATCCAATGAAGAAATAGACAGTGATGACGAAACGTTCGACGACTCATATATAGAACTGCAAATTACACTGGGAGAAACCGAAGACATTGTTTATCAATGTCTCGATTTTGAAGATGTAATCCAGCTTTCCCACAGGCTGTATCAGCTTGGCATTATGAATGGGACACTTTTTTCCTATTCAGGCCATTACTACCTTCACTTTACTGATTATGATCTTCTTGGTGATCCTGACTCCTTTATTGCTGTACTCGCTGAGTATGGCCAGAGTTCCCATGTAACCATTTACAGACTGCAGGAATATGGTAAGCTTCTGATGAAAGATGATGCTGTGAAAAGAATTAAAGAGTGTTTTAAATAA
- a CDS encoding DUF2663 family protein: MESERRMQKNENHIVVKALVKAKRKEEKAEKTVIRAGILCLCVLALAVFYMITAVFLSHHSSQYWTVMIHDPVMIILIAVLVYTFANLKNKKKSQDKAERDFDRLREDVIDRSSDIWQLQHSTADRETYYQHLMKEHNINLYHK, from the coding sequence ATGGAAAGTGAGAGAAGAATGCAAAAAAATGAGAACCACATAGTCGTTAAAGCGCTGGTTAAAGCAAAAAGAAAAGAAGAGAAAGCGGAAAAAACAGTTATAAGAGCAGGTATCCTCTGTCTTTGTGTGCTGGCTCTGGCTGTATTTTATATGATTACGGCTGTTTTTCTTTCCCATCACTCTTCCCAGTACTGGACGGTCATGATTCATGATCCGGTCATGATTATCCTGATTGCCGTACTGGTATATACATTCGCCAATCTGAAAAACAAGAAAAAATCCCAGGATAAAGCTGAAAGGGATTTTGACAGGCTGAGAGAAGATGTTATAGACCGTTCATCAGACATATGGCAGCTACAGCATTCAACAGCCGACCGGGAGACATATTATCAGCACCTGATGAAGGAACATAATATTAATCTGTACCATAAATAG
- a CDS encoding metallophosphoesterase, translating into MIFAVAAGAVLVLVLCFFLLTYMRSLAFSHHITNETITLPVQMEDNHILFISDIHRRQLKPGFFRTFSKTPDMVWIGGDLAERGVNEKTLKHNLKVLSSIAPVYFVFGNNDYEWPEASFTRILHQFNVTILKNSAVTFKDTWTLSGIDDMNRGIPEFETALKGSRGPVILLSHNPEAAWAVSGFDKVVCVVSGHTHGGQIRLGPFGIAEKAGWTLKGGKPVFISSGYGTTQIPLRLGTKAECHVLRIKGCS; encoded by the coding sequence ATGATTTTCGCTGTTGCTGCAGGCGCTGTGCTGGTTTTGGTGCTGTGCTTCTTTCTTCTTACATACATGCGTTCTCTTGCATTTTCACACCATATTACGAATGAAACGATTACGCTTCCGGTTCAAATGGAAGACAATCATATTCTTTTTATCTCGGATATTCACCGGCGTCAGCTGAAGCCGGGATTTTTTCGGACGTTTTCAAAAACCCCGGATATGGTTTGGATCGGGGGAGACCTTGCAGAGCGTGGAGTAAATGAAAAGACGCTCAAACATAATCTGAAGGTTTTATCCTCAATTGCACCGGTTTATTTTGTCTTTGGAAATAACGATTACGAATGGCCTGAAGCTTCTTTTACACGTATTCTTCATCAATTTAATGTAACGATACTTAAGAATAGCGCTGTTACCTTTAAAGACACATGGACACTGAGTGGAATTGATGACATGAACAGAGGGATACCTGAATTTGAAACGGCATTAAAAGGCTCAAGGGGCCCGGTTATTTTGCTCAGCCATAACCCGGAGGCTGCATGGGCGGTTTCGGGCTTCGATAAGGTAGTGTGTGTGGTAAGCGGTCATACTCACGGCGGGCAGATCAGGCTCGGTCCTTTTGGAATTGCAGAAAAGGCAGGCTGGACTCTGAAGGGGGGCAAACCCGTATTTATCAGCTCCGGGTACGGTACGACCCAGATTCCTTTACGCCTCGGGACAAAGGCTGAATGTCATGTTCTCCGGATAAAAGGCTGTAGTTAA